The following proteins are co-located in the Pyrococcus abyssi GE5 genome:
- a CDS encoding AbrB/MazE/SpoVT family DNA-binding domain-containing protein → MILLVSIRLKVGPKGQIVIPKVFREAYGIKEGGEVVLEPTDKGLIIRAPIRVDDLIKKIREERKKMNPKRRPKPGELRGISLEDEYEEEWRSEE, encoded by the coding sequence GTGATACTGTTGGTTAGTATACGTCTTAAGGTTGGGCCAAAAGGTCAGATAGTAATCCCCAAGGTTTTTAGAGAGGCTTATGGCATAAAGGAGGGGGGAGAAGTCGTACTTGAACCAACAGATAAAGGTTTAATTATTCGGGCTCCAATAAGAGTTGATGACCTCATTAAGAAGATCAGAGAAGAAAGAAAGAAAATGAACCCAAAGAGAAGGCCAAAACCCGGAGAACTTAGAGGGATCAGCCTTGAAGATGAGTATGAAGAGGAATGGAGGAGTGAAGAGTGA
- a CDS encoding tRNA uridine(34) 5-carboxymethylaminomethyl modification radical SAM/GNAT enzyme Elp3 translates to MGEFERAIEEIVRALLNGEIKDREELNKFKIEVSRKYHLPKLPKNSDIWKALPKDVREKFRDLLKKKPTRTISGVAVVAMMTKPFPCPHGRCIYCPGGPAVGSPQSYTGKEPSALRAAQYGYHPYIIMMARLKQLYDIGHPIDKVEVIIQGGTFPAVDLDYQEWFIKCAFKAMNDFYYFKDIDNLEEKLVRLILQGDKSVFEEDPEFKKAWDRTHRKPYYYLEDEQRKNEKAKVRMVGLTIETRPDWAFERQIDRMLSFGTTRVELGVQTIFNFIHERTKRGHGVEEIIKATQLLKDAGLKINYHIMPGLPGSNFERDLYTFKTIFEDPRFRPDMLKIYPTLVTRDAPLYAWYKAGLYRPYNTKEAVELLVEAYKFFPKWVRVMRIQRDIPAHLIVAGVKHSNLGQLVFNELLKRGIRPREIRFREVGHQMQKFGKVPEVDHIKLLREDYEASEGHEIFLSFEDVKNDILIGFLRLRIPSEKAHRKEINCCPSAIVRELHVYGPLVPIGERPKYEWQHRGYGRELLAEAERIAREEFDAKKILVISGVGVREYYRKFGYRKDGPYVSKRLDRSYAEYEKTNKFDAHLNT, encoded by the coding sequence ATGGGAGAGTTTGAGAGGGCGATAGAGGAAATAGTGAGAGCCCTGCTCAACGGTGAGATTAAGGATAGGGAAGAGCTGAATAAGTTCAAGATAGAGGTGTCCAGGAAGTATCATCTGCCAAAATTACCGAAAAATTCTGACATATGGAAGGCCTTGCCAAAGGATGTTAGGGAGAAGTTTAGGGATTTGCTGAAGAAGAAGCCCACGAGAACGATAAGTGGTGTTGCCGTAGTTGCAATGATGACCAAGCCCTTTCCTTGTCCGCATGGTAGATGCATATATTGCCCTGGAGGACCTGCCGTTGGTTCCCCTCAGAGTTACACTGGAAAGGAACCTTCAGCTTTGAGGGCCGCTCAATACGGTTATCATCCCTACATAATCATGATGGCGAGACTCAAGCAGCTCTACGACATAGGCCACCCTATAGATAAGGTTGAAGTCATAATCCAAGGCGGAACCTTTCCGGCCGTTGACCTCGATTATCAAGAGTGGTTCATTAAGTGCGCATTTAAGGCCATGAACGATTTCTATTATTTCAAAGATATAGATAATCTTGAAGAGAAGCTCGTTAGGTTAATCCTTCAGGGTGACAAATCAGTCTTTGAAGAGGATCCAGAATTTAAGAAGGCATGGGATAGGACTCATAGAAAGCCTTACTATTACCTCGAAGATGAGCAGAGGAAGAACGAGAAGGCCAAGGTTAGAATGGTTGGCTTAACTATAGAAACTAGGCCCGATTGGGCCTTCGAGAGGCAAATAGACAGGATGCTCAGCTTTGGAACCACTAGGGTTGAGCTCGGAGTCCAGACTATATTCAACTTCATCCATGAGAGGACAAAGAGAGGGCATGGAGTGGAGGAGATAATCAAAGCTACCCAGCTATTAAAGGACGCTGGGCTTAAGATAAATTACCATATAATGCCGGGACTTCCTGGGAGCAACTTTGAGAGGGATTTATACACCTTTAAGACAATATTTGAGGATCCTCGCTTCAGACCTGACATGCTTAAGATATATCCAACCCTAGTGACTAGAGATGCCCCGTTGTATGCATGGTACAAGGCCGGTCTTTATAGGCCTTACAATACTAAGGAGGCAGTAGAACTTCTAGTTGAAGCCTACAAATTCTTCCCCAAGTGGGTTAGGGTTATGAGAATTCAAAGGGATATTCCCGCTCATCTAATAGTTGCAGGGGTTAAGCACTCTAACCTAGGCCAGCTCGTCTTCAATGAGCTATTAAAGAGAGGAATAAGGCCCAGGGAAATTAGATTTAGAGAGGTAGGTCATCAAATGCAAAAGTTCGGCAAAGTTCCAGAAGTTGACCATATAAAACTCCTAAGAGAAGATTACGAGGCTTCGGAGGGGCATGAGATATTCCTAAGCTTTGAAGATGTCAAGAATGACATCTTGATAGGCTTCCTAAGGCTAAGGATACCTAGTGAAAAGGCTCACAGGAAGGAGATAAACTGTTGTCCCTCAGCTATAGTTAGGGAGCTTCACGTTTATGGCCCTCTTGTTCCAATAGGTGAAAGACCAAAGTACGAGTGGCAGCATCGTGGCTATGGGAGGGAGCTCTTGGCAGAAGCCGAGAGAATTGCTAGGGAAGAGTTCGATGCGAAGAAAATCCTTGTGATAAGTGGGGTAGGAGTTAGGGAGTACTACAGGAAATTCGGCTATAGAAAGGATGGCCCTTATGTTAGCAAGAGACTGGATAGGAGCTATGCGGAATACGAGAAGACGAATAAATTCGATGCACATTTGAACACTTGA
- a CDS encoding nicotinate phosphoribosyltransferase produces the protein MGKFYIASEEDIKAGKTTDVYFIRTKKILEAKGIKKKVLADVTTTSLPNNWKWGVLVGVEEVAKLLEGLPINVYAMPEGTIFHPYEPVLQIEGDYSEFGIYETALLGMLSQASGVATAALRIKIAAKFKPVYSFGIRHMHPAIAPMIDRAAFIGGCDGVSGVLGAEMMGEKAVGTMPHALIITVGDQVKAWKYFDEVIEEEVPRIALVDTFYDEKVEAVMAAETLGKKLFAVRLDTPSSRRGNFRKIIEEVRWELNVRGYDWVKIFISGGLDEEKIKEIVDVADAFGVGGAIASAKPVDFALDIVEVEGKPIAKRGKLSGRKQVYRCENGHYHVVPAGKKLERCPICNAKVEPLLRPIIENGEIVAEFPKAREIREYVLEQARRFNLTIE, from the coding sequence ATGGGGAAGTTCTATATTGCAAGTGAGGAGGATATAAAAGCTGGAAAGACTACCGATGTATACTTCATTAGAACGAAGAAAATCCTTGAAGCTAAGGGAATTAAAAAGAAGGTCCTTGCAGATGTCACCACAACCTCCCTCCCGAACAATTGGAAGTGGGGAGTTCTCGTAGGGGTTGAGGAAGTTGCAAAGCTCTTAGAGGGCCTACCAATTAACGTCTACGCAATGCCTGAGGGAACTATATTCCATCCGTATGAACCGGTTCTCCAGATAGAAGGGGACTATTCAGAGTTTGGAATCTATGAGACGGCTTTACTTGGAATGCTCAGTCAAGCGAGCGGAGTAGCAACTGCGGCCTTAAGGATAAAGATAGCTGCAAAGTTCAAACCAGTCTACTCCTTTGGAATAAGACACATGCATCCAGCGATTGCCCCTATGATAGATAGGGCAGCGTTCATTGGGGGTTGCGATGGCGTTTCTGGGGTTCTTGGAGCTGAAATGATGGGAGAAAAGGCCGTTGGAACGATGCCCCATGCATTAATAATAACCGTTGGAGACCAAGTGAAAGCTTGGAAGTACTTCGATGAGGTAATAGAGGAAGAAGTCCCCAGGATAGCCCTGGTTGATACATTTTACGATGAGAAAGTTGAAGCGGTAATGGCTGCAGAAACTTTAGGAAAGAAGTTATTCGCCGTTAGACTTGACACCCCAAGCTCAAGGAGAGGGAACTTTAGGAAAATTATAGAGGAAGTCAGGTGGGAGCTCAACGTCAGGGGTTACGATTGGGTCAAGATATTCATCTCAGGGGGACTAGATGAGGAGAAGATAAAAGAGATAGTTGATGTTGCAGATGCATTTGGAGTTGGAGGAGCCATAGCGAGTGCCAAGCCAGTCGACTTTGCCCTCGACATAGTTGAAGTGGAAGGAAAGCCAATCGCAAAGAGAGGAAAACTTAGCGGGAGGAAGCAAGTTTACAGGTGTGAAAACGGGCACTATCATGTTGTTCCAGCTGGCAAAAAGCTAGAGAGATGCCCAATTTGCAACGCTAAGGTCGAACCCCTGCTAAGGCCGATAATAGAGAACGGAGAGATAGTTGCAGAGTTTCCAAAGGCCAGAGAAATCAGGGAATACGTTCTAGAACAAGCTAGAAGGTTTAATCTAACTATAGAATAA
- a CDS encoding ferredoxin, translated as MAWKVSVDQDTCIGDAICASLCPDVFEMNDEGKAQPKVEIIEDEELYNCAKEAMESCPVSAITIEEA; from the coding sequence ATGGCGTGGAAGGTTTCAGTTGACCAGGACACCTGTATCGGAGACGCTATCTGTGCAAGCCTCTGTCCAGATGTCTTCGAGATGAACGATGAAGGAAAGGCTCAGCCAAAAGTAGAGATAATAGAGGACGAGGAACTCTACAACTGTGCAAAGGAAGCTATGGAATCCTGTCCAGTCAGTGCTATTACCATTGAGGAGGCCTGA
- the gltA gene encoding NADPH-dependent glutamate synthase produces the protein MPKLIKERVPTPERSPVERVRDFNEVNLGYTWELALREAERCLQCPKEYAPCIKGCPVNIDIPGFIRALRENRDNPRKAVREALKVIWACNSLPAITGRVCPQEDQCEGVCVVGKVGDPINIGKLERFVADYAREHGIDDELLMEEIRGIKRNGKRVAVIGAGPAGLTCAAELAKMGYEVTIFEALHEPGGVLAYGIPEFRLPKEILRKELKKLKFLGVEIKTDHIVGRTVTIPELLEEYDAIFISTGAGTPKLLKIPGINLNGIYSANEFLTRINLMKAYKFPEYDTPIVVGKRVIVIGAGNTAMDAARSALRLGAEVIIAYRRGKEDMTARIEEVQHAKEEGVKFMFFVNPVEFIGDEEGRVKAVKFEKMKPLEERDKRGKRKIVGTGEYITVEADTVIIAIGQTPNKILWRTTPGLKVREDGTIIVDENLMTSIPGVFAGGDAIRGEATVILAMGDGRKAAKAIHEYLSKSA, from the coding sequence TTGCCCAAGCTTATTAAGGAGCGTGTTCCTACTCCTGAGAGGTCTCCGGTTGAGAGGGTTAGGGATTTTAATGAGGTTAATCTTGGCTATACTTGGGAGTTGGCTCTTAGGGAGGCTGAGCGTTGTTTACAATGTCCAAAAGAGTATGCTCCCTGCATTAAAGGCTGCCCAGTAAACATAGACATTCCTGGGTTTATTAGGGCTTTAAGGGAGAATAGGGATAATCCTAGGAAGGCCGTTAGAGAAGCCTTGAAGGTTATTTGGGCTTGTAATTCTCTCCCGGCAATTACTGGTAGGGTTTGTCCCCAGGAGGATCAGTGTGAGGGTGTTTGCGTAGTTGGAAAGGTTGGTGATCCAATAAACATTGGAAAACTCGAAAGATTCGTAGCGGATTATGCCAGGGAGCATGGAATTGATGACGAGTTGCTCATGGAGGAGATTAGGGGTATTAAGAGGAATGGTAAGAGGGTTGCTGTTATTGGTGCTGGGCCTGCCGGCTTGACCTGTGCTGCTGAATTAGCGAAGATGGGTTATGAAGTGACAATCTTCGAAGCCCTCCATGAACCAGGAGGAGTCCTAGCCTACGGAATCCCAGAATTTAGGCTACCGAAAGAAATTCTAAGAAAAGAGCTGAAGAAGCTGAAATTCCTGGGCGTTGAGATAAAGACAGATCACATAGTTGGTAGAACTGTTACGATCCCTGAGTTGTTGGAAGAGTACGATGCCATCTTTATAAGTACTGGCGCCGGAACTCCAAAGTTGCTTAAGATCCCTGGGATAAACTTAAACGGTATCTATTCAGCAAATGAGTTCTTGACCAGAATTAACCTAATGAAGGCCTATAAGTTCCCAGAGTACGATACTCCAATAGTTGTTGGAAAGAGGGTAATTGTTATAGGTGCAGGAAACACCGCAATGGATGCCGCTAGATCGGCCTTAAGGCTTGGAGCCGAGGTTATAATAGCCTACAGAAGAGGAAAAGAGGACATGACGGCTAGAATCGAGGAAGTACAGCACGCGAAGGAGGAGGGAGTCAAGTTCATGTTCTTCGTGAATCCAGTAGAATTCATTGGAGACGAGGAGGGTAGGGTTAAGGCAGTTAAGTTTGAGAAGATGAAACCCTTGGAGGAGCGCGATAAGAGAGGGAAGAGGAAGATAGTTGGGACTGGGGAGTACATAACGGTTGAAGCGGATACCGTTATAATAGCAATAGGACAAACGCCAAACAAGATACTGTGGAGGACGACCCCGGGACTTAAGGTTAGGGAGGATGGAACGATAATAGTTGATGAGAATTTGATGACTTCTATTCCTGGGGTTTTTGCTGGTGGTGACGCTATTAGGGGTGAAGCTACCGTAATCTTGGCAATGGGAGACGGAAGAAAAGCAGCAAAAGCAATACACGAGTATTTGAGCAAAAGTGCTTAG
- a CDS encoding sulfide/dihydroorotate dehydrogenase-like FAD/NAD-binding protein has translation MYKILEKREIAMRNTWYKVQAPHVAKKVQPGQFVIVRAFQNGERIPLTPVMWDRDEGWIVLIAFTRGKTTMRMATELKEGDYILNVAGPLGNPAPMEKFGKVLAIGAYTGIVEVYPIAKAWQEIGNDVTTLHVTLEPMVMLKEYFEKAVSRHIVEPVKFDPDKSFPENMKNVTKALTGKVRELLETEDWDLVFMVGPPGDQKAVFNVVKEFGIPMRVDLHPIMVDGTGMCGACRVTVGGEIKFACVDGPEFDAYQVDWDELIHRVGFYSKLEKLALEKYMEELKSKGVM, from the coding sequence GTGTACAAGATCCTGGAGAAGAGAGAGATTGCAATGAGGAATACGTGGTATAAGGTTCAGGCCCCTCACGTGGCGAAAAAAGTTCAACCAGGCCAGTTTGTAATAGTTAGGGCGTTTCAAAACGGAGAAAGGATACCCCTGACTCCAGTAATGTGGGATAGAGATGAGGGGTGGATAGTTCTAATTGCGTTCACGAGAGGTAAAACCACAATGAGAATGGCCACTGAGCTCAAGGAGGGCGATTACATCCTTAACGTTGCCGGCCCTCTCGGAAATCCAGCCCCTATGGAGAAATTTGGAAAGGTGCTTGCAATAGGCGCTTACACTGGAATAGTTGAAGTTTATCCAATAGCTAAGGCATGGCAAGAGATAGGAAATGACGTTACAACGCTTCACGTAACTTTAGAGCCCATGGTCATGCTTAAGGAGTACTTCGAAAAGGCAGTGTCTAGGCATATAGTCGAGCCAGTCAAGTTTGATCCAGATAAGAGTTTTCCGGAGAACATGAAGAACGTAACGAAGGCCTTAACGGGTAAGGTTAGGGAGCTATTAGAAACTGAGGATTGGGATCTCGTATTTATGGTTGGTCCCCCGGGAGATCAGAAGGCCGTTTTTAACGTTGTTAAGGAATTTGGAATTCCCATGAGGGTTGATCTTCATCCGATTATGGTTGATGGTACTGGGATGTGTGGGGCTTGTAGAGTTACGGTTGGCGGTGAGATAAAGTTTGCATGTGTAGATGGCCCAGAATTCGACGCTTATCAAGTCGATTGGGATGAACTAATTCACAGGGTTGGATTCTACTCGAAGCTCGAGAAGTTAGCCTTAGAAAAGTATATGGAGGAGCTTAAGTCTAAGGGGGTGATGTGA
- a CDS encoding tRNA (N(6)-L-threonylcarbamoyladenosine(37)-C(2))-methylthiotransferase — MVKIYIENYGCARNRADGEIMAALLHLAGHEIVYDPDEGEIVVVNSCAVKDPTERKIARRIKELLDSGKKVIVTGCLPHVNPDVIDERVSGILGVKSIDRIIQAVEYALRGEKLISVPDWRKRNLDKLDFPRLSPRTVYFIVPIAEGCLNACTYCATRFARGVLKSYSPEKIVGWVKWAIKQGYKEIWLSAEDTGCYGFDIGTNLAKLLDEITAIEGEFRVRVGMMNPNHVLKFLDELIEAYQDEKIYKFLHLPVQSGDNDILRRMGRNYTVEEFEEIVKEFRKKFPDLNLHTDIIVGFPGEDDEAFQRSVELIRRIRPDKVNVSRYSPRPGTIAAKWKQLPGWIVKERSRLLHRIRLQISYEINQKYIGKKVEVLIHGEGKKGNVDAVTMNYKHVILPFGNSGEFRIAEIKNATSTYLLGEVMS; from the coding sequence ATGGTCAAGATTTACATAGAGAACTACGGTTGTGCTAGAAATAGGGCAGATGGCGAGATTATGGCAGCTTTACTTCACCTTGCCGGTCATGAAATAGTTTACGATCCAGATGAGGGCGAGATAGTAGTTGTAAATAGTTGTGCAGTTAAGGATCCAACCGAAAGGAAGATCGCCAGGAGGATTAAGGAATTGTTAGATAGCGGAAAAAAGGTAATAGTTACCGGCTGCCTCCCTCACGTTAATCCAGATGTAATAGATGAAAGGGTTTCTGGCATATTAGGCGTTAAGAGCATAGATAGGATAATTCAAGCCGTAGAGTACGCTTTACGGGGAGAAAAATTAATAAGCGTGCCGGATTGGAGAAAAAGGAATCTAGACAAGTTAGACTTTCCTAGGTTATCACCAAGAACAGTTTATTTCATTGTCCCGATAGCGGAAGGCTGTTTAAATGCTTGCACATATTGTGCAACTAGGTTTGCGAGGGGAGTTCTCAAAAGCTACTCACCGGAAAAGATAGTTGGTTGGGTTAAGTGGGCCATAAAGCAGGGGTATAAAGAGATATGGTTATCAGCAGAAGATACCGGGTGTTATGGATTCGACATCGGAACCAACTTAGCGAAACTCTTGGATGAGATTACGGCAATTGAAGGAGAATTTAGAGTAAGGGTTGGCATGATGAATCCAAATCACGTGCTCAAATTCCTCGACGAGCTCATAGAGGCTTATCAAGATGAAAAGATTTACAAGTTTTTACATTTGCCAGTTCAAAGTGGGGACAACGATATACTCAGAAGGATGGGTCGGAATTATACCGTGGAGGAGTTTGAGGAAATCGTTAAAGAGTTCAGGAAAAAGTTTCCAGATTTAAATCTTCACACTGACATAATAGTGGGCTTTCCTGGGGAGGATGATGAAGCATTCCAGAGGAGCGTTGAGCTGATAAGAAGGATAAGACCTGATAAAGTCAACGTGTCTAGGTATTCCCCGAGGCCAGGAACTATAGCGGCAAAATGGAAACAACTCCCGGGATGGATAGTTAAGGAGAGATCAAGGCTTCTCCACAGGATAAGGCTGCAGATAAGCTACGAGATAAATCAGAAGTACATCGGCAAGAAAGTTGAAGTTCTCATCCATGGGGAAGGGAAGAAAGGCAACGTAGATGCCGTTACAATGAACTACAAGCATGTAATTTTACCATTTGGGAATAGTGGAGAGTTCAGGATAGCTGAAATTAAAAACGCTACATCAACGTATTTACTTGGTGAGGTCATGTCATAA
- a CDS encoding RNA-binding protein: MAGKLQAHNIRIRTFIHATEDPEKVLEALETLFPEEISPKDVEFEVIETEGYFGNPILVVDAEIKHSRNIRKFLENLRGLLSKEDRKYLWEHAEEKVDETGTFYIRFDKQKAYLGEVKVSEGEDVIHVRIKVKAFPMKKEAVVKAVREWLEGED; the protein is encoded by the coding sequence ATGGCAGGGAAACTTCAGGCTCACAATATCAGGATCAGAACGTTTATTCACGCAACCGAAGATCCAGAGAAGGTTCTCGAAGCTCTAGAAACTTTATTCCCAGAGGAAATATCCCCCAAAGACGTTGAATTTGAAGTTATTGAAACAGAGGGATACTTTGGAAATCCAATACTAGTCGTCGATGCAGAGATAAAGCATTCAAGGAACATAAGGAAGTTCTTAGAGAATCTCAGAGGTTTGCTCAGTAAGGAGGACAGGAAATACTTATGGGAGCATGCAGAAGAAAAAGTGGACGAAACGGGAACATTCTATATTAGGTTCGATAAGCAGAAAGCATACCTTGGTGAGGTTAAGGTGAGCGAAGGTGAGGATGTCATTCACGTGAGGATAAAGGTCAAGGCATTTCCAATGAAAAAAGAAGCAGTTGTTAAAGCTGTAAGGGAATGGCTGGAGGGGGAGGATTGA
- a CDS encoding Ribonuclease P protein component 3, with translation MAGGGGLKFVEMDVRNDDAYKLAKEWFDEVVFSVKFQDSIDKELLREAERNYGLVAILLVNPRLSIVKEAVQRFKQNYLIYVESSDLRTIRYSIERGVDAIISPWVGRKDPGIDHTLARMMAKKGVALGFSLRPLLEASPYDKANILKFMRKAWQLTNKYKVKRFITSSANEKWHIRWPRDLATLGIIIGMEVQQAKAALSTYPDIILKRLK, from the coding sequence ATGGCTGGAGGGGGAGGATTGAAGTTCGTAGAAATGGACGTTAGGAATGATGATGCATATAAACTTGCAAAAGAGTGGTTCGACGAGGTCGTGTTCTCAGTTAAATTCCAAGATTCCATAGATAAGGAACTATTAAGGGAAGCTGAAAGAAATTATGGATTAGTTGCGATTCTACTTGTAAATCCAAGGCTTTCTATAGTTAAAGAGGCCGTTCAAAGATTTAAGCAGAATTATCTTATCTACGTGGAAAGCAGTGACCTTAGGACTATTAGATATTCAATCGAAAGAGGGGTAGACGCTATAATTTCCCCCTGGGTTGGAAGAAAAGACCCAGGAATTGATCACACCCTAGCTAGGATGATGGCCAAGAAAGGTGTAGCTTTGGGATTTTCCCTTAGACCATTGCTTGAGGCATCACCTTATGATAAAGCAAATATCCTAAAATTCATGAGAAAAGCATGGCAACTTACGAATAAGTATAAGGTCAAGAGATTCATAACAAGTTCAGCCAACGAGAAATGGCACATTAGATGGCCAAGAGATCTGGCAACTTTAGGTATAATAATTGGGATGGAAGTTCAACAAGCAAAAGCTGCACTTTCAACATATCCGGATATAATTCTAAAAAGGCTTAAATAG
- a CDS encoding soluble NSF attachment family protein: protein MDIDLLLSSPEELENEGRRLIKEGRTKDGIKMLVRAAKKYEEIGNIRKAAGLYKEAGVLLKNKFNLYEQAKPLIRRVAYLYLRLIEEEVDKEEVNLARLTTSCLSVIEAFTFLNDRGSLEKYAKEFAKMFEDLGANYLEANEVDSAIIAYESAYRYYDLIGDKEGIKRIAGKLVEIFGRIAEDAIETERYEDSGEAFEKVANYIKVIFGYDDRYKELMETAGKHYEKASRIYYAEGELEELTRLLLKAQYSYLLARNFKRANLIGLNLIKILNQVINTLRSEGMFDRVGEKLMEFAEALVALGKIENAVKLYREALEESGGLIDFKARFRISIIKYLAAKEGSLEILRSLDAIDFMIKNAKFLDAIELAEKVIKSHEEGEKILKEVYKAEGIVFPEG, encoded by the coding sequence TTGGACATCGATCTATTATTATCATCACCCGAAGAACTTGAAAACGAAGGACGCAGATTGATTAAGGAAGGAAGAACAAAAGATGGAATAAAGATGTTAGTGAGAGCCGCTAAAAAATACGAAGAGATAGGAAATATCAGAAAGGCGGCTGGCCTATATAAGGAGGCTGGTGTTCTTCTAAAAAACAAGTTCAATCTATATGAGCAGGCAAAACCTCTAATTAGAAGGGTAGCATATTTGTACCTACGGTTAATAGAGGAGGAAGTTGATAAAGAAGAAGTTAATCTAGCTAGATTAACAACTTCATGCCTCAGCGTTATTGAGGCATTTACATTTCTCAACGATAGGGGTAGCCTAGAAAAATATGCAAAAGAATTTGCAAAAATGTTTGAAGACTTAGGAGCAAACTATCTTGAGGCTAACGAAGTTGATTCAGCGATAATAGCTTACGAATCGGCTTATCGGTATTATGACCTCATAGGGGACAAAGAGGGCATAAAAAGAATTGCTGGGAAACTAGTTGAAATATTCGGAAGAATAGCAGAAGATGCAATTGAAACTGAAAGATATGAAGATAGTGGCGAGGCCTTTGAAAAAGTTGCAAATTACATTAAGGTCATATTTGGTTATGATGATAGATATAAGGAACTTATGGAGACTGCTGGAAAACATTACGAGAAAGCTAGTAGAATATATTATGCCGAAGGAGAATTAGAAGAATTGACAAGACTACTTCTAAAAGCGCAATATTCATATTTACTAGCTAGGAACTTTAAGAGAGCCAATTTAATCGGCTTAAACTTGATAAAGATCTTGAATCAAGTAATAAACACGTTAAGAAGTGAAGGAATGTTTGACAGAGTCGGAGAGAAACTCATGGAATTTGCAGAAGCCCTTGTAGCTTTAGGGAAAATTGAAAACGCAGTAAAATTGTATAGAGAAGCTCTAGAAGAAAGTGGAGGGTTAATAGACTTCAAAGCTAGGTTCAGGATAAGCATAATAAAATACCTAGCAGCCAAAGAAGGAAGTTTGGAAATTCTAAGATCGCTAGATGCCATAGATTTTATGATAAAAAATGCAAAATTCTTAGATGCTATTGAACTAGCCGAGAAAGTTATCAAGAGTCACGAAGAGGGAGAAAAGATACTAAAAGAAGTATACAAGGCAGAAGGTATCGTATTTCCAGAAGGATAG
- a CDS encoding glycosyltransferase translates to MKVVVGIPSYNNADTIGYVVKQAAEGLKKYFGGGIIVNSDGGSTDGTRDVVLSTKVPEGVEVYSFVYKWPIPGKGSAMKEIMEFAREKGADAVVFVDSDLRSITPEWIYKFAKPIEEGYDFVAPLYLRHKWDGTITNNIAYPMTASLYGLDVRQPIGGDFGISARMIDLYLEDESLWKTDVARFGVDIFLTTTAIANKKKIIQVSLGMKIHNPKDPAASLGPMFNQVVGTLFMLMKKYEEVWRDVRELRPVETWGEEAKGEPEEVKVNLELLKQRAQELFLKEEATLKKIFSEEIFEEVKEAIKTFEFPDELWAKVLFEGAVAYRDGLIKNAEPLIPLYFAKTADFVIKTLDMPTIEAEKLIKERARTFLREKDYLINKWFG, encoded by the coding sequence ATGAAGGTAGTGGTTGGCATCCCCAGCTACAACAATGCGGACACTATCGGATACGTAGTTAAGCAGGCCGCTGAGGGTTTGAAAAAATACTTCGGTGGGGGGATAATAGTAAACTCCGACGGTGGAAGCACGGATGGAACCAGGGATGTAGTCCTCTCTACAAAAGTCCCCGAAGGCGTCGAAGTTTATAGTTTCGTCTATAAGTGGCCAATCCCAGGAAAAGGTAGTGCCATGAAGGAAATTATGGAGTTCGCTAGGGAGAAGGGAGCGGATGCCGTTGTATTTGTAGACAGCGACTTAAGGAGTATAACCCCTGAGTGGATATACAAGTTCGCGAAGCCAATCGAAGAGGGCTACGACTTTGTAGCTCCCCTGTACCTTAGACATAAGTGGGATGGAACGATCACAAATAACATAGCTTACCCAATGACGGCATCGCTATACGGTCTTGACGTTAGGCAACCAATAGGCGGCGATTTTGGTATAAGTGCTAGGATGATAGACCTTTACCTTGAGGACGAGAGCTTGTGGAAAACAGACGTTGCCAGGTTTGGAGTTGACATATTCCTAACGACGACGGCGATAGCGAATAAGAAGAAGATCATCCAAGTGAGCCTCGGCATGAAGATCCACAATCCAAAGGATCCTGCAGCTTCACTTGGCCCAATGTTCAATCAAGTTGTTGGAACGTTATTCATGCTGATGAAGAAGTATGAGGAAGTATGGAGAGATGTTAGGGAACTTAGGCCGGTAGAGACGTGGGGGGAGGAAGCTAAGGGTGAACCTGAGGAGGTAAAGGTTAATCTTGAACTGCTAAAGCAGAGGGCCCAGGAACTATTCCTTAAAGAGGAGGCAACGTTAAAGAAAATTTTCAGTGAGGAAATCTTTGAGGAGGTCAAGGAAGCCATAAAAACTTTTGAGTTTCCAGATGAGCTCTGGGCTAAGGTTCTCTTTGAAGGCGCCGTAGCTTACAGGGATGGTTTAATAAAGAATGCTGAGCCATTAATTCCGCTGTACTTTGCAAAAACGGCTGATTTCGTTATCAAGACATTGGACATGCCCACAATTGAAGCTGAGAAACTTATCAAGGAAAGGGCTAGGACGTTCCTTAGGGAGAAGGACTATCTCATTAATAAGTGGTTTGGATAA